The following nucleotide sequence is from Mytilus galloprovincialis chromosome 12, xbMytGall1.hap1.1, whole genome shotgun sequence.
TTAAgatttgcgatattgagaaaaatcctgtttaaagCACATACAAAATTTAGACATGTGAGTTTCAATTATTGCTAATATTACCCTGTCGCAttttcgcaataatttcttaatttacagtattttGTATTAATCATTTGGTTGATGTTTTGTAGGCAATTTTAGTCTTCAGTTAACTTCATTTTACTATGTAAAAGCCTTTTAAAAAATTTGGCACCCAAGTTCAAAAGTTGATTCAGTTGACCTCCTGGAGAAGATATATTGCATCTGAATCTAGATTGCAAAAGAAAGACAACTGGTTTTGAAACAATGTTTTTTGCTCTGAAGATAACTTTTGAAAAATCATGTATAGATTCTTTTGATTGTTAGTAGAAATTCTTTTATGACCTGTGGTCTAGTTTGGTAGATTAAATATAGGGTAGCctgttgattgaaaaaaaatgtatataactttatttttcaagtcatttcttttgtatatatttttttcagaagacTCGGATCATGAAGATGAACCACCATGTtcatccaaaaaagttttaaaactgcCAATGCCTCCAATGCTTTCTCCATTAACCAGAAGTTTGCCCCAAGAAAAAACCAGGCCATCAACCTCATCAACGTCAACAACGGGATTCAGTACAAGGAGTTCATTGGCAGCCCTATCACCAGAAATTGATAGACAGTTGACGCTATCACCAGCAGTAGATATGTCACCACTTGATAGAAGTAAGTTAGTAACAACATGATAGTGAGGCTTTCCTGTATCATTTAATTGCCATTAAAAACTCATTTGTGCTTCTTGAATAGATATCAGTGGTAGATCCAAAAAGGGGGGCGTGGTCAGGGATTgaaacaatgcatttgaattaggACATATAGTTAGAACACCACCTTTATCCTGAGTTGGgacccctttttaaaaaaaaaatattttgatctgtTTCATATATATTTGAACTGTTTAGATCAAAGAATGGCCATCGCTTATCATTATCCACAATACGTATTCATTGGAGAAGGCTTTGAAATAAAGATAAGATTAGAAGTGGGAagacatattttacttttaatataatCTCATCAGTGAAAACCTAGCTTGAATTGCTGTTCAAATGTGATAATATTGTTCcaccatttaatctttaatttatTGCAAGTTTCTGTCGTTTAGTAAGCATACTGTACTATATTTTGGAGTCTGaaattgatttgtttatttatttatttatttgttattttacaagattgatcgtttatataaatatacagtgttaatttccattgtttaacccaagcgtacattttagataaataaattgaatgaaaactacggttcctaaTTTGTACATTGGGATTAAAAATTCGATATGTATCATTAGTTTCTTtagtttacaactctgtcttgtattttTCTGGtcatactatttcaaatattcaatttcatgactgtatcatgtgtttccataagtttaccatagtactatcatatggttgggttaaaaattaatggtaaacccttaggctagtttttactgttttatagtctaatcttaccgttttaatttcttgacataactgcacgactcgattctcaattataTGTGTTAAGAtgatcgttgcaaagaatcctgctcaaactttagtTAAAGACGGGGTCAACTTTGCATTGTATAATTGTTGCGAgagtttatattctttgttgaaggcaattgtagtgacctgaAATACAAGTACCattcaattgagtttagttatatgtcttgtgtttctgtctctgcgctaggttttctatattttgcatgtgtagtgaatcatgacataagacattgttacgtgtaccatgatgagCTTTCGTGCAAGACTGCTCTGTGTATTTTTTTCATGGAACATTTGATCAGACTTTGACTTTTTGACTCCTGACCTACATGTATGCATATACATGTGTGTCATCATGTTGCAGTGTGTTCCTCGatatattaccttgacctcaaaatataattttcaattgaccttgcttctgaatatgtggcatgtagatgtattgtcataagatgatGAGTCTATTGGCAGGAGAAACTTCATGTAagcttgacctttgccctcaatgtaaaacttgtatattttgtttgaattaaatggagaattaactgtatgattggcactcgtaccacatcttctaagatatattagatacataagatatattgttagttttgtgtaccacCATGACCCTTTTATCAAAATCcgctttggttttttttacaaggATCTCTAGACCAGACTATGACTCTTGACATTTGCATATTGgatgtgtctcttggtatgattaccttgacgtcaagtcaggagtctctggtttttgttagtcttgtatgtttttaatggtaagtttattttataatttggaGTTTGAACTGGTATACATTTTGTTAAGGGCCATCCGAAGCCCGACTCTGGtcgagggattttctcgctttgttgaagatataaaaaagaaaatgtggtatggttgccaatgaaacaactatccataaaagaccaaaatgacacagacattaacaactataggtcaccgtacggccttcaacaatgagcaaagttcacaccgcatagtcagctatgaggaCTCATAAGTGGCCtttgactgctttctgctcttttgacattgttactgtctcttttacacattccacatttccattctcaatttttaagaatgtttggttcagatgaaactaaatcctttaatttccgtgaatatcaagtaagaaaatttactgcttcagtagcatCGTGTGCTGtcagttgtgatagataatgcaaaatgtttcaatcattttaccttagatttcatttcatggacatgtaggtgTGGAATGTctgcttttacatcataaaaattcacacagaaggtatacgcatagcaataaactgaactcaatgctaAGAACCATTAAAGTACACtaagacagagagctcaatctagtgaaacacgttgttaagttggtcacatttaacttgaaatatcactgtctgttaccaaactgcaccgagatcctgaaaaagAATGTGCAAGTTAAgtctatttaaaaaagaattcaatggaagaaaataagctgattactgaaataaatgtagaatatatCTATTAatcacagatgcccctgcttgtgaaaaaaaatagtaaacgtccacatatagatgcaggattcgcgTAGTTTTGACCGTACTAAAAATGTGACCATAAGCATTGcgaataagtttcaaaacatttggctgaggcaaattaaagttaaagaacggaaacacTAGATTAGCAGTTTTCCTATCTCAAGGCTCcgggttgacatttgtatcattggtactcgtaccacaaCTTTTTACATCTAAAAAAATCATGAACAGTGACGCCATCGGGACCCAATATTGAGCTTCatagatctgtgttatggggtaatgtGAATCGCGTATAAGGTTCCTTACATTTGATTGAGTCAAACTTATTTAAGAGAAAGGAAACGAAAGAGTCAgcacttcttatattttttaaagggacatgataactcttgaacggtaaaagtgacacttaaaaatttcaaatttgattttgtgttgaggtggggatcccgcttacatgttcaacccctccttattcggtatgtatgtgcttgtggtaagtcaagagcctgtaatccaatgaatgtcgttttttatgtgttacatacttgtttttcgttcattttttgtacataaatttgtttgtttattttctcgtttgattattgttttacaatgtcatttcagtgccttttattgctgactatatgcggtattgactttgctcactgttgaaatctgtatatgacctatagttgttagtgtttGTGTCATCTGGTattttgtggagagttctcattggcactcatgccacataagggggagggttgggatccctctaACATTTTTAACCGCGCCTCATTTTATATGCACGTGCCtatcttgtttttcgtttatttttttgtacatgaattagaccgtttgttttctcgtttgaattgttttacattgtcatgtcggtgcATTAATAGCTGACCTTGCGGTATgaaccttgctcattgttgaagaccgtgtggtgacctaggctacattttataattgttaatttctgtgtcatttagtctcttgtggagagttcttattggcactcatgcaccagcttcttttatatattgtgtataagttttgtagtatttggttGTGGGAAACTAAAGTAAGAAGTGCGGAACCCGGTTGTATGTGACATTCTGGACAGACGGACTAGTACGTGTAACTCTTCATATTCCTAAATCATGGCGCTAACACAGAAGTTCTTactattgtgctggtgatacacatcccactagcactgtcattaacacatgtacatataattttattataaaaatattcaatcttaatcttgatttcttttttttggtcgaatgattatatgcatgcccttcacaacgactgaatgagtatcaaatttgacaaatttattgtacattattatatattttattatattttatgactTTTCTTCCAACTAATGAAAGCTTACCAACTTATTGATCATAACTTtcatttatatgtcttttaacattctgttttgaacaaaaagatttcttacatatacatcacatgtatttctttcaaatctgacattattaaaaagccattaaaaaaaattcagtcgaacttgataataaatgtgcaatcaaatatatatgcaagtcgtcaactggtcaagtggctagatgcacatatcgttaGCCATATAAACATCATGTCCTAATTGGGTGGTTTTAAAACTCCTAGCATTGGCgccaccccccaccccccccccgcctttgtgggaaaaattttgttgattatataggaatcattgaagcatgaatgGAGCGGGCCctccttaggaaaagttctggatccgccactgtctagacatatttacgtaaataagggatttttaaagggaaaaaaagaaaacaaaatgactgaattaaataaaaggatgttcgatgtactgtatacttcggtttgttttaaaaatctatacgatgctgtatttttatctagttttcttatcaaaatagttaaattgagaagataaataccttatagcttcctttaccgtcgatgctaaaatgtttaatgttataaaataattttagcgtctttgacctactttacctttttattcggagacttgcggttatcttctgttattttcaacgggaacattagaatgatctagaatagaacccagatggaaccaagaggcggatccagggggggaggccttcgtgggaaaaatttggttgattatatagggaatcattgaagcatgactggagcgtgTCTCCCTTCgtaaaagttctggatccgccactgtctagacatatttacgtaaataagggatgagtaaaggaaaaaaaaaagaaaaaaaaatgacggaattaaataaaaggatgttcgatgtACTGTACGTATTATActtcggtttgttttaaaaatctatacgatgctttatttttatctagattccttatcaaaataattaaaatgagaagataaataccttatataacttcctttaccgtcgatgccaaaatgtttaatgttataaaataattttagcgtctttgacctactttacctttttattcggagacttgcggttatcttctgttatgttcaacgggaacattagaatattctagaatagaacccagatggaaccaagaagttgggttgctttaaccaaacaacccggatgttgaaccagttaccatggtttcgaaccaaagaaccaaggttcagaaccagaaaacccagatggaaccaaggtttagaaccagagtgcccggatataacctaattgcattcggaattctcatgactttttataccttcaatgtattgtccaaatcatttatttatttagtatatttatatataatataatttagatttcagaACAGAATCGTCATTTAGACAACTCAACAGAAGCTTGACAGGTGAATTGACAAGATCAAGTTTATCACCATCAACAATGAGGTCTGGTAGCAGCAGGTCATTGACAGCCCCGTCACCATTGATGACACCATCACCAGGGATGGTAAGGTCATCAATGACACCAACACCAGCAGCAGATTGGCCTCCACATGATACAAGTAAGTTAGTAACAATATGATAGTGAGGCTTCAGTGTACTGTGGATACATATTCTTTTAGTAATGACCTAGAAAATCAGAACCTATGCATCTAGCcaggaataaaaaaaatgcagttgTTAGACAGACACATCTATTTTaagccccacctacgatagtagagaggcattttgttttctgatctgttcgtccgtctgtcctgcttcgggttaaagtttttggtaaaggtagtttgatgaagttgaagtccaatcaatttaaaacttggtacacatgttctctatgatatatTGCCAAATTAGTTTTTTGACTCAAATTTACcaatccactgaacatagaaaatgatagtgctattAGGGCaaccgtgtactttggacacattgtTGTTAGTCATggaataagaaagaaataaacaatagtatacatgttAGTTGCTTTAATATGTTAAAAAACTGCCATAAAAAGACTGAataaaagaattttcaaaaatatcaatcagCTTTAACAATTTTCCTTATcttaacattttcttttatttagatAATCTGCCTGGATTACAAATGCCATTGAAAAGAAGGGTTGACACTATTGAAGGTAATTGGTCTCTATATGAAAAGTTATGAAATAACCATGGCTCGACAAGTTCATATAcgatatattaatatattaatatcattataaatttgtattgtgttatattgatatatatacttCTATTAACAGTTGGAAAATGTGTTTTCATAtatattactgtaaatttagaaattattctGTGCATTAATAATTGCCATTTAGAGGAAATTACTGCTTCTTTCACTTAAAAAAGATCAATATTTTGACAACACTGTCATATTCATTGCAATCATTGCTGAAATAGCAGTATTTAATTTCTTATTCAAGGTACATTGTTTTCCTTTCAGCCACTCAGAGGATTATTCTTGAAAATTTGGCAGAGATCAGAGACAACCAAAAGGAAATGAAGGAGATGTTTGGGGAAATCTTGTCATCCAAATCAGGCCCCAAGGATGTCATTATTGAGGATGTGATACAATCTCCAGCTAAATCTGAAGAGGAGTTGCTGGAGATTATCAGGGAATTGGAAAACcctgaatttaaaaagaaattggtATGTAATACTACGCTAAGTTAAAATTATTGTACACATCACTgtggtaaaaaaaatcactttcaaatCCAAGGTCTGAACTGTACAGTGCAGTTATTGTTTACAAattgtattttaattctcatGATGAAAAGGCATCTGGAAGTCCATTCAAAAGTGGAATGATATTTACTTATAAACATCCAGTTTCAATTTGCTAAAGTTTTCGACAATTGTGGTGTAAGTTGCTAACTATGTCAACAAATAAGATTAACATATTATCAACTTGTTCCTTTGAGAgctcttttattaattttgtttatcaatAAATTGCTTTCATTGGCATATGATATATTATAAGGGTTGCTGTATTGctgtaaattttaaatatatttttaaaaaatcttttgaataTCTTAAATTGATGAATGACAAAATACAAAAGAGAGttgttcttatttattttaaattttatgagtGATAGGGTAAAATTGGGCTATCCCAGAGGGAAAGGGATATAATGTTTTCTGGAACAGCCCTAATTTCATTATGGAGatgtacattttaaaaacaatttttatttaaaataagaacaaaggttgaaaaagtaataaattagTATGTACTCAGGGTTGAAATTATGTTAACATTTCTAatatacattatcaaaatgtGTATAATAGGCAAAGGTACATCTGAGTCACGACACATGTATTATGAATCTACAAGATTTATTTAACGACTAACTATAGAAAAAATGTTGATTATGTTTTCACACCGGTTGGTAGTTTTTTTAAAGAACTGCTGTAATTTATAAGTTggaatctgattttttttaattatattttataataaatgattatttattttttcagagaCCTGAAACCAACACCAACCAACCAGCTGATCAAATGGCAGAAAACAATAATTTGGAATAACTGTTCAAATATA
It contains:
- the LOC143055152 gene encoding uncharacterized protein LOC143055152, with the protein product MTPTPAADWPPHDTNNLPGLQMPLKRRVDTIEATQRIILENLAEIRDNQKEMKEMFGEILSSKSGPKDVIIEDVIQSPAKSEEELLEIIRELENPEFKKKLRPETNTNQPADQMAENNNLE